ACGTCTACAACGTCTAAAAGAGAAAGTTTCACCATATATCTTCACTGCAGTGTGGCGTAAGGGCAAGGAACATTGCATCCCTGATGCCCTCTCACGTTCCCCTGTGAGCCTCCCAACGTCTGAGGATGATATGCTAAATAGTGAAACCCATCTTTCCCTAAGGAGTGTAATAGCCAAGACCGTCAACGCAATTTCAGAGGTGAAGACATCAACTACACAAGATCTTACCTTGGAAGAAATTCGCACCGCAGCACGTGAGGACCCCTCATACACAAGACTCCTCCAGAACGTTGCCAATGGATTCCCCAGTCATTGCTACGACCTCCACAATGACATACTACCCTTTTGGAAAATAAGGGAGGAATTATACACCGATGATGACCTTGTATTGTACGGAGCCCGAATAGTGGTTCCCTCAGCTATGCGACGCAATATTTTAACACGCCTTCATGACAGCCATCGTGGTGTGGAGGCAACTAAGCGTCGGGCTAAACAGACTGTATATTGGCCAGGTATTAATTCAGATATAGCAAATACGGTCCATGCCTGTGAGCCATGTCAGATAATGCAGCCAAGTCAACAGCAGGAGCCGTGGTTATGCAACGAGAACCCCTCTCGTCCTTTCGAATCTGTATCGGCTGATTTCTTCAGTGTTGCTGGGAAATCTTTCCTCG
This region of Macrobrachium nipponense isolate FS-2020 chromosome 25, ASM1510439v2, whole genome shotgun sequence genomic DNA includes:
- the LOC135199081 gene encoding uncharacterized protein LOC135199081, which translates into the protein MCPTILQTDASRLYGIGYALLQDHGEGHFRLVQCGSRFLADAETRWATIEPLVPILNTYTLDAVENTRLQRLKEKVSPYIFTAVWRKGKEHCIPDALSRSPVSLPTSEDDMLNSETHLSLRSVIAKTVNAISEVKTSTTQDLTLEEIRTAAREDPSYTRLLQNVANGFPSHCYDLHNDILPFWKIREELYTDDDLVLYGARIVVPSAMRRNILTRLHDSHRGVEATKRRAKQTVYWPGINSDIANTVHACEPCQIMQPSQQQEPWLCNENPSRPFESVSADFFSVAGKSFLVYVDRLSGWPLVVKFGTNTTAESNDNDTSATSSET